The stretch of DNA GAGGAACTGGTGCGGACCACGCCAAATGCGGTAATGCCGCAACAGTTCAAGAACCTTGCCAACCCCGAAATTCACCGTCGCACCACGGCGGAAGAAATCTGGAACGATACCGGCGGCAACATCGATTTCTTCGTCGCCGGCGTCGGCACCGGCGGCACCATTACCGGAGTCGGGCAGGTGCTCAAGCCGCGCAAGCCATCGCTGCGGATCGTCGCCGTCGAGCCGGAGGAAAGTCCGGTACTGGGCGGCGGGCAACACACGCCGCACAAGATTCAGGGCATTGGCGCCGGCTTCATTCCGGAAATCCTGGATCGTTCCGTCATCGACGAGATCGTCAGGGTCAACGGCCCGACGGCGATCGAGATGTCGCGCGCGCTGGCGCGCATGGAGGGCATTCCCGGCGGCATCTCCTCGGGCGCCGCGATCGCAGCGGCGCTCGAAATCGGCAAAAGACCTGAGAGCGCCGGCAAGACCGTCCTCGCCGTCGTGCCGTCATTCTCCGAGCGTTATTTGTCAACCGCACTGTTTGAAGGAATCTAGCGATGGCGGACCAGCCGCGGCGGCCGAGAACACTGAACGATGCGCGCACCGAAGCCGAGGCTGCGTTCAAGCGCACCACCACCAAGGTGGCGGAAGCGCCGCCGAAGACGCCCTCGCTTCCCGGCGTGAGGGAATTGGTTTCGCTGCGCATTGATCAGGATGTGCTGGAGTATTTTAGGGAAGGCGGCCCAGGCTGGCAGGACCGGATCAACGTGGCCTTGCGAAAGGCCGCGGGCAAATAGATCGCCGCCGCGCGCACGCATCTTGATTTTGCAAAGCGCAGAATGAAAAAGGCCCGGGATGAACCCGGGCCTTTTTGTAGATAGGTCGCTTGCGCGTGTTAGCGCAGCATGCCGCCCACGACGCCGCCGATGAAGCGCCCGGCGCCGGCCGGATCGGGTCCGGGATTACTTTGGTACTGGCGTTGAGGCTGAGGTTGGGGCTGCGCCTGCTGTTGGCCACCACTACTGTTGGCGCGGCGCTTGGCAGGCCGCTCCTCGTCGGAACTCGCGGTCGGCGCGGCAGCGACAATCTCGCTCAGCAGCGCCTTGTGCTGCAGCCTGTTGAGGTAGCCGCTCTTGGGATAGCCGCGGGCGGCTTGCCAGCGCGTGATCACGCCGCGGGTTGCCGGATCGAACTGGCCGGTGACCTTGGTGTCGAAGCCGAGCCCGGTCAGGCGGCGCTGCACGTCGCGACGCTGGCCCTTGTCGAGGCCGATCTGATCCTCGGTGGTCTGGTTAGCTTCCTCCTTGAAGGTCGCGGGATCGATGCCCGTGCTCAAGTTGCGGGTGGCATCGGGTTTGGGACCAGACTCAAGCGAGGCAATGCGCGACAGTGCCAGCGAGCGGAACTGACCATTGGGATAGCTGGTCAGATAGGCGTTGAGTTCTTCCGGCTTGTTGGAATCCTTGATCGAACGCCAGAACTCCAGTTCCACGTCGGACGCCTTCGAAGCTCCCGCTGCCGGCGTGGCAGCCGCCACGGCGCCGGGCGCGGGTGCGCCGTTCAGGTAGACCGAGCCGATCAGGTTGGTGTGACCCCAGGGTAATTGTCCCTTGCTGGTCTCCTCATTGACCTGGGCGCGGACCTTGGTCATCGCCTGCTGGATCTCGACGCCGGGCTGGGTGAGGTTGGCGAGGAGGGCGCGCGTGAACGGGCTGTTAGAGCCTTCCTGACCGTCGAGCGCGGTCTGGCCCGGGCCTGTCGCGAACGCGATCAGCGTGCCTTCGCCGGATTTCATTTCGGCGAGACCGGTCTGCACATTGACGCTGCGGGTCGCTGAGTTCGACTTGATCTTGGCCGCGAACGGGTTGTCGCGGCAGGCATCGAGGAACACCAGCTTGACCTTGGCGTCGCCCATGGTCTGCTCGAGCGTGAGGTCGATATTGATGGCTGCGCCGAGCTTGACGTCCATTTCGGATTTGATGTCGGCGTCGATCGGCAACAGATAGTTGGTGCCGGAGATGGCGATGCCGTGACCGGCGTAGAAGAACAGCGCGACGTCGGCGCCTTGCGCCTTCTTGCCGAAGTCGAGCAGCCGCTCGGTCATCTTGTCGCGCGTGAGATTGGAGCCCTCGACCACCTCGAATCCGACATTGCGCAAGGTCGCGGCCATCGCCTTCGCATCGACCGAGGGATTCGGCAGCGGGGCTACGTTCTTGTAGGCGCCGTTACCAACGACGAAGGCGACACGCTTCTCGGCGCTGGCGGAACCAGCCGTGAAGATCATGCCGATGACAGACAGGATGAGGGTTGGGTTGCGCATCAGGAAATCCCCCTGCAGAATCAATAAAGGCTTTGGTTTTAACGCTGGGCGGAGATTACAGAAAGTCGCCCGCTTCGCGCCACAAAAAAGCAGCGCGACAACCAAATCCGGAGCCATCCGTTACCGTTGCGCCACGCGCAGTCGCGTGATCTAGATCACAGCCCGGCAAATAAAATTCAGCTTGGGGCAGATGCCTTAGTCGAAGGATTCGGTTTCAGGTTCAACAGATTGCCGGTGAGGATCAGCGCGGCGCCGAGCACGGCGAACAGATCCAGCCGTTCCGAATAGATCAGCCAGCCGGCGGCGGCGCTGAGTGGAACCCGCAGAAAATCCATCGGGATCACCACGGTGGCATCGGCATGCAGCATCGCGCGGGCCATGCAGTAGTGCGAGAACGTTCCGCAAAACGCGATCACCACGACCCAGCCCCAGAGATAGCTTGGCGGCCACGTCCAGACGTAGAGCGCGGGAAGGAGACCTGCCGCCGATTGCACCACCAGCATCCAGAACATGATCGCGAGCGTCTGCTCGGTCCGGGTGAGCGACTTGACCATCGCGACCGACACGCCGAAGCCAACGGCCGCCGCCAGCGCGATCAACTGGCCCGGATTGACCTCGCTGGTGGCGGGGCGAACGATCACGACGACGCCGACTAGCCCGAGCACGATCGCCGCGATCTTCCAGATCGTCATGCGTTCACCGAGAAACGTTGCGGCGAGGATCGCCGTCCAGATCGGCATGGTGAATTCGATCGCCACCACCTGGCCAATCGGGATCAGCGTCAGCGCAAAAAACCAGCCGAGCTGCGCGCCGTAGTGAATGAGGTTGCGCGCAATATGCTGCGGCAGCCGCGCCGTCTTCATCATGCCAAATCCGCCGCTGGCGCGGATCAGCGGGTACAGCATCAGGAAGCCGAGGATCGAGCGCATCTCCATGAGCTGGAACACGTTGATCTCGCGCGCCGCCTCGCGTCCGGCGATCGCGATGATCAGCATCAGGCTGAGCCAGCCGGCCATCCACAGCGCAGCCAGGGATTTGGATTGTGTGCGGTCCATTCGGGAAGCTGATGGGTTGGGCAGGCCGGTATCGGCGAGCGCGCCGCGATTTGCAATGCGCATATACGGCGGGGCAGCGATGCGCGGCGTCACAATTTCGCTGTGGGAGAGGCTAGCGGTTCAGTGCTAAGAGCGGCGGTCTCAAGGAGGACTTACGCATGCGTATCTTGCAACCGGCCGAATGGTCGAAACCCCGCGGCTTCTCGCACGGTGTCGAGCTCGACGGCCCCGGAAAATGGGTTGTGCTGGCCGGCCAGACCGGCGGCGACGAAAAGGGTGACTATGCCCCTGACATGGCCGCCCAAGTCGGCACCGCGCTGAAGCGTATCGTCAAGCTGCTAGGGGAAGCCGGTGCCGGCCCGGAGCATATCGTCCGCCTGACCTGGTACCTGACCAGTCGCAGCGAATACGAAGCCGTTGCTCCCGGCATCGGTGCAGCCTGGAAGGAAACGCTCGGGCGCAATTTCCCGCCTTCGACGCTGCTCTACATCGAAGGGCTGGTCGACTACCGGGCGAAAGTCGAAATCGAGGTTACTGCCTTTGTGCCCAAGGCCTAGCCAGACCCAACAAGGCGTAACCAGACATCACAACTGCCAAGCGCCGTCCGCTTCAACGACCGCGCCGGAAAAGACAAAAGGATATCGTGAGCCAATGACCAGTCGATCGACCTCTGCAGACTTCGTGACCGCCTTCGCAACCGGCTGGCCCGAGCGCCAGCCCGACATCATGGTGCTGTCGCTGACCACGCACCGGGGCGTGCAGGATTTTGCGTTCAACAAGGAGCAGGCCTTGTTGATCGCCAAGACGATCAAGGAGACCGCGGCGAAACTCGAGAAGCCGAAGGCGAGTTAGGCGCGATGAAATCGCGCGCCTCTGACGTACCGGATCGCCCGCGTCTGCGCGGGCGATGACAGGGGAGCTACTTCGACAGCGTAATATTGGCAGCGCGGAACTGGCTGTCGGCCCTCATGGCGATGTGCTGTTTGTTGCCGGCGGTCTTCAGCGCGATGCTGGCGCCGAAGCCCGCCGCCTGGGCGACCACCTGGAAGCTGCCATTGGCGCCGCGGCCCTGGATGCTGCCGCCGACATTGCGGCTGGTTTCGCTCCAGGTGCCGCTGACTTCGCCGCCCGCTGCGACCACCGCCGCTTGCAGGTTGAACCGGTAGGCGTCGCTGGCGCAGGTGAGGACCATTTCCATGGTGGGGCCGTTCACCTTGTAGGTCGCTCGGCAGCGGATGCGCTCGCTCGAACCGTCGTCCAGCATCACGGTGCCGGGGCCGGACCAGGTGCCGGCCATGCCGGCGAACGCGCTGGACTGGGCGTAGCTGGTGGAGGCCGCGAACGCCGTCAAAAAAAACGCGACGGCTGCAAATGTCAGCCGCCGCGCTTTGGCGAAAAATTCTGAAGCCCGGCTTGCCCTACTGACGGGACGCTTCCCATCGACCGCTGCACGCGACACCAGCTGAAGCCCCATTCCATTTCCCCGATCCGGAGTTGCCACTGAGTTGACCGTTCGCATATGCACCATTGATCGAGACTCGCACAAGTCCCCCGCTGCCGACACTGCCGGAAACCGGACCGCCCGAAATCTTGCCGTCGGCGACATTCACGGTGGAGGTAGTCTGCGCATCGCAACTGCCCGTTTTTGTGACAACGGTAACCTGCCAAAGGCCGTCATAGGGCGACTGGGCGGAGGCCGGAGCTGCGGCCAGGGTCGCGGCGGAGGCAAGAAACGAAGCAAACAAAATCTCGCTGATGCGATTGGCGCGCATGGATCAATTCCTTGAGATGTGTGTGATGACGCGCCTTATCTGGGCACAATGTGTCCAAACTTGGGTGCGACGCAACACTGAGGAAAGTTCCCGAAATCTCAAACACATCAAGGTGAATCTGGTTCCGGGCGAGAAACCAAAAATGTTGCGATTCCGACACTTTTTTCCGCACTAAACAGCCGAGTCAGAGGTGTTTAGGTAGGGTTCAGTGTTTCGCGTCGAACAGGCTCGGTGCTTGGGTGGCGAACTCCTCCTCCTGCGGCGTGGCAGGGAGGTTGCTGTGGGTCCTGGCGTGAAAGATGACGTCAGCGAGCAGTTTCTGGCCCAGCGGGGCCAGCGCGCGCTCCCAGAGCTCGCGCGCGGTCTCTCCCTTCCTGACGAACACCCACTCCTGCGCGGCGATGGCGCCGGCATCCAGCCGGTCGGCGAGGTGGTAGACGGTGCCGCCGGCGATTGGATCGCCCTCCTTGATGGTCCATTCGACCGCGGCGATGCCGCGATGCCGGGGCAGGAGCGAGGGGTGATAGCCGATGCCGCCGAGTTTGGCGGTAGCCAGTGCTTCCCGGGTGACGCGGGCATGGCTATGGGCGGTCACGATCAGGTCGGTATCTGGCGCGATTTCCGATGCGGCAACGCGTTTCGGATCGGCCTGCACGACGACCCCGATCCCGGCGGCCCGCGCAGTGGCGGCAAGCCGGTCCTCGCCATCGTGGACGACAACGAGGACGATATCGACCCCGTGTTGGCGCAGCGTATTGAATGTCGTCACGCCGAAATGGCGGGAGCCAACCAAGGTGATCCGCATATGTTCTGTCCGTCGTTAATCAGGCCGGTATGCCGATAGCACACCATGGCGGCCGGTTTCGACGCTGCGCCTGCGGCTTTTGGGTTATCAACAGGACCGGCCGGCGCGGCTAGCCCTTGATGCCGCAACTCGGGTAGGGCGCGGCCTCGCCCGGGACGATCGGACAGAAGCGGATCGGCGGCAACTGGCCAGCTCTCGTCATCGCAGATCCCCCAATGCCGTGCGCGCAACCATAAGCCTTGGCACCGGCCAGCGTGCGAGGCGTCACATCGATGCGAAAGACGCGACGTTACGGTCCGGGACAAAAGTTGGCAGCCCAGGGAAATTGCGACCATGACACGCTTTCTGATCTTCGCCGCCATAGCGCCGCCGCTCGGCTTCGTCGTTGCGTTCTGGGTGATGCTGCAGATTGCCAATTGGCTTGCGGGCAGCCCGACCACGTTCGATGTCGCCCAAATCATGATGCTGCCGACGATATATCTGGTCGGGTTGATCCCGGCGCTATTGGCGGCGTGGTTCGACCATGCGCTGGCAAGGCGCAACGTCTCCTGCCGCATCGCGCTCACGGCGCTGTTCGGCTACGCGCTCAGCTACCTGCCGCTGGCAGTAGCGTTCTGGATCGGTTTCGCCCACGGGCCGTATGTCCTGCTGTTCGGCCTGATCGGCGCGGTGCCGTCGGCGGTGTGTTCGTGGCTGGCGGCAGAGCGGCAGGCGCCTGATCTTGTTTCGTCACCATGACAGGATTCGCAGCTCTGGCCGGGAGTAGGTCGGGATTGGTTGCCGGGCCGGCTCGGACTGTTGTTCGGCCACCATCTGCAGCCGCGCCCGCAGGTCGGCGCTGCACTGCTTCATCTGGTTGCGCAACTCGCGCCGGCTGAAGGTGGTGAGGGAGGGATCACCCAGCTGCTGCCAGGCGGCGCGCAGCCACTGCTGCAGCGCGTGGATATCGGAATCGAGGACCTCAGGCTGGTTCATGCCGCCGAAATCTCAAAACGTGATCGCGCCACAATTAGGTCTGATTCTCTCTTCGACGCCTACTCCGTAGCAAGTCAGACGGCATGAAAAACCGACGACTTGAAAAGCAGACGGCCTGGAGCCGAGGGAACGCGCGCCCCACATGATCGTTGGGTGAATGCCTCCTGGAGAGACCTTGATGTCCCGCAGTCCGGCGCTTGTTCTCTTCGTGGCGTTCGCCCTGATCGCTCCCGCCAAAGCATTCGCACAATTGACGCCGCCAGCCGGCTCGGCCGGCGCCGGCAATTCGTCGATATCAGGCGTGCCCTTCGGCCCGGCCAATCCCAGGGCGCTCTCCGATCCCAGCGGCATCGGCAACGCCGCGAATATCCCACCGCTCAGGCCCAACCCTCCACCGCCGGCCGTCTCCTACGGCTCGGTCGATTCCCCGGCGCGCGCACGCCTCGCGACGCCGCCCTATGCAGGCGCCTCGCAACGGATCATCGGCCCGCGTCATCAGCCGCGAAAGCCGCCGGTGCGGCGGCGCGGACGCCCGGAAGTGAGTTCCTTCACGGGGATCTGCCGCGGGTGTTAGCGGTCAAAATTGCGATTCATCCTGAGCGGGGAGCGACCGCACCGGAAGACGGACATTTCGACGTCCCGGCCTTCGAGGAACAATTTTCTCCTGCCGGACTTGTGCAACGTTAAGCTTGACGCGTGCTGATCCTGCGCGTGCCCATGCCGAGTATCGTGTGACGCAAAACTTGCCCCAGCGGCCAGGGATGGCAGGAATGAACATCCAGCAACGGACGGCCAAGATTGTCTCCCCACCAGGCCCATCCGCCGCCCCGGATGTCGCGCGAGCACCCCGCGAAGAATGGCTGCGTGCGCACGAAGACAGGCCGGCCGTCACCTACGAACACGTTGGCGTGGGGATCGTCGAAGTCGATCAGGCCGGCCGGATGCTACGCGTCAACCCGAAGATCTGCGAGCTGACGAGACAGGAAGCGGCCGACCTGCTCGGCCGCTCCATCTTTGACGAAACCGCGCCACAGGACCTCGCGCAGGATCTCAGGCAGTTCCGGCGACAGGTCGCCGGCGAAATCGATCGCTACACCATTGAAAAACGTCTTGCCCGCAAGGACGGCTCATACTTCTGGGCGGAGGTGACGTCCTCGAGCGTTCGTGATGGGTCGGGAAATTTCCTTTACGCGGTGCGCGTTCAGCATGACATCAGCGCCCGCAAGGAAGCCGAGCAGGCGCTGGCGCGCCGCAGCGAAGAGCAGGCGGCACTGTTCCGGTTCTCCGAAAGGCTGCAATACATCACGTCAGTTCCGGACGTTTACGACGCCGGCCTGGACGCCATCCTCGCCGCACTCGCCTGCGAGCGCGCCTCCATTCTTCTGTTTGACGACAGCGACGTGATGCGTTTCGTCGGATGGCGGGGCCTGTCAGACGGCTACCGGCGCGCCGTCGAAGGCCATTCGCCATGGGGGAGGGACGAAGCAAATCCGCGTCCGGTCACCTTCGAGGATATCGGCGTTTCAGCTCTTTCGGTTGCGCTCAAGGAGACGATTGCGCGCGAACATCTCGCGGCGGTCGCTTTCATCCCGATCATGATCGGCGGCCGGCTCGCCGGAAAATTCATGGCCTATTACGAAAAGCCGCATCGCTTTACCGAATCGGAGATCGACGTCGCGCTGACGCTCGCGCGGCAACTCGGCTTCGGCATCGCGAGGTTGAGGGCGGAACAGGCGCGTAGCGTCGCCGAAGAGCGTGCGCAGCAGCTCGTGTCGATCGTGGAATCCTCCGATGATGCGATTATCAGCAAGGATCTGGACGGGATCATCCAGACCTGGAATTCGGGCGCCGAGCGGCTGTTCGGCTATGCCGTCAATGAGGCCATCGGCAAGCCCGTGACGATGCTTTTTCCACCAGGGCGCGAAGATGAGGAGCCCGGGATCCTCGCGCGCCTACGGCGCGGCGAGCGCATCCACCCTTACGAAACCGTTCGCCGGCGGAAGGACGGCAGCCTTTTGGACGTCTCGCTGACCGTCTCGCCGGTCCACGACGGCGCCGGACACATCGTCGGCGCATCGAAGATCGCCCGCAACATCACCGATCGCAAGGAAGCCGAACGCAAGCTCCGGGAGAGTGAGCAGCGTCTCACCGAATTGCTCTCGGCGATTCCGGCCGCGATTTACACGACCGACGAGCAAGGGAAAATTACCTACTTCAACCAGGCCGCGGTCGAATTCTCGGGCCGGACGCCCGCGCTCGGCAGTGACGAATGGTGTGTCACGTGGAAGCTGTTCATGCCGGATGGCACGCCGCTTCCGCACGATGAGTGTCCGATGGCGATTGCGCTGAAGGAAGGGCGCGCCGTGCGTGGCGCCGAAGCGGTCGCCGAGCGGCCGGACGGGACGCGGGTGTCCTTCATTCCGTTCCCGACGCCGCTGCGGGATTCTTCCGGCAGGATCAACGGCGCCATCAACATGCTGGTGGATATCAGCGAGCGACGGCAGGCGGAAACCCGGC from Bradyrhizobium sp. AZCC 1693 encodes:
- a CDS encoding formyltransferase family protein; the encoded protein is MRITLVGSRHFGVTTFNTLRQHGVDIVLVVVHDGEDRLAATARAAGIGVVVQADPKRVAASEIAPDTDLIVTAHSHARVTREALATAKLGGIGYHPSLLPRHRGIAAVEWTIKEGDPIAGGTVYHLADRLDAGAIAAQEWVFVRKGETARELWERALAPLGQKLLADVIFHARTHSNLPATPQEEEFATQAPSLFDAKH
- the cysK gene encoding cysteine synthase A; the protein is MDASSATSAVQRPGRGRVFDSIVDAIGDTPIVRLRKLPEAHGVSATILAKLEYFNPAASVKDRIGAAMVIAMEKAGVINADTVLIEPTSGNTGIALAFVAASRGYRLKLVMPESMSIERRKMLAFLGAEIILTPAAQGMRGSIATAEELVRTTPNAVMPQQFKNLANPEIHRRTTAEEIWNDTGGNIDFFVAGVGTGGTITGVGQVLKPRKPSLRIVAVEPEESPVLGGGQHTPHKIQGIGAGFIPEILDRSVIDEIVRVNGPTAIEMSRALARMEGIPGGISSGAAIAAALEIGKRPESAGKTVLAVVPSFSERYLSTALFEGI
- a CDS encoding RidA family protein, with amino-acid sequence MRILQPAEWSKPRGFSHGVELDGPGKWVVLAGQTGGDEKGDYAPDMAAQVGTALKRIVKLLGEAGAGPEHIVRLTWYLTSRSEYEAVAPGIGAAWKETLGRNFPPSTLLYIEGLVDYRAKVEIEVTAFVPKA
- a CDS encoding DMT family transporter, with translation MDRTQSKSLAALWMAGWLSLMLIIAIAGREAAREINVFQLMEMRSILGFLMLYPLIRASGGFGMMKTARLPQHIARNLIHYGAQLGWFFALTLIPIGQVVAIEFTMPIWTAILAATFLGERMTIWKIAAIVLGLVGVVVIVRPATSEVNPGQLIALAAAVGFGVSVAMVKSLTRTEQTLAIMFWMLVVQSAAGLLPALYVWTWPPSYLWGWVVVIAFCGTFSHYCMARAMLHADATVVIPMDFLRVPLSAAAGWLIYSERLDLFAVLGAALILTGNLLNLKPNPSTKASAPS
- a CDS encoding caspase family protein, whose translation is MRNPTLILSVIGMIFTAGSASAEKRVAFVVGNGAYKNVAPLPNPSVDAKAMAATLRNVGFEVVEGSNLTRDKMTERLLDFGKKAQGADVALFFYAGHGIAISGTNYLLPIDADIKSEMDVKLGAAINIDLTLEQTMGDAKVKLVFLDACRDNPFAAKIKSNSATRSVNVQTGLAEMKSGEGTLIAFATGPGQTALDGQEGSNSPFTRALLANLTQPGVEIQQAMTKVRAQVNEETSKGQLPWGHTNLIGSVYLNGAPAPGAVAAATPAAGASKASDVELEFWRSIKDSNKPEELNAYLTSYPNGQFRSLALSRIASLESGPKPDATRNLSTGIDPATFKEEANQTTEDQIGLDKGQRRDVQRRLTGLGFDTKVTGQFDPATRGVITRWQAARGYPKSGYLNRLQHKALLSEIVAAAPTASSDEERPAKRRANSSGGQQQAQPQPQPQRQYQSNPGPDPAGAGRFIGGVVGGMLR
- a CDS encoding DUF5413 family protein, with protein sequence MTRFLIFAAIAPPLGFVVAFWVMLQIANWLAGSPTTFDVAQIMMLPTIYLVGLIPALLAAWFDHALARRNVSCRIALTALFGYALSYLPLAVAFWIGFAHGPYVLLFGLIGAVPSAVCSWLAAERQAPDLVSSP
- a CDS encoding BrnA antitoxin family protein, with product MADQPRRPRTLNDARTEAEAAFKRTTTKVAEAPPKTPSLPGVRELVSLRIDQDVLEYFREGGPGWQDRINVALRKAAGK
- a CDS encoding PAS domain S-box protein, translated to MNIQQRTAKIVSPPGPSAAPDVARAPREEWLRAHEDRPAVTYEHVGVGIVEVDQAGRMLRVNPKICELTRQEAADLLGRSIFDETAPQDLAQDLRQFRRQVAGEIDRYTIEKRLARKDGSYFWAEVTSSSVRDGSGNFLYAVRVQHDISARKEAEQALARRSEEQAALFRFSERLQYITSVPDVYDAGLDAILAALACERASILLFDDSDVMRFVGWRGLSDGYRRAVEGHSPWGRDEANPRPVTFEDIGVSALSVALKETIAREHLAAVAFIPIMIGGRLAGKFMAYYEKPHRFTESEIDVALTLARQLGFGIARLRAEQARSVAEERAQQLVSIVESSDDAIISKDLDGIIQTWNSGAERLFGYAVNEAIGKPVTMLFPPGREDEEPGILARLRRGERIHPYETVRRRKDGSLLDVSLTVSPVHDGAGHIVGASKIARNITDRKEAERKLRESEQRLTELLSAIPAAIYTTDEQGKITYFNQAAVEFSGRTPALGSDEWCVTWKLFMPDGTPLPHDECPMAIALKEGRAVRGAEAVAERPDGTRVSFIPFPTPLRDSSGRINGAINMLVDISERRQAETRQRLLLDELNHRTKNNMQMLQSLLFSAARTAHSEEARKVLNEASARIAAMAAAQRVLYGRSDASRFAAEEFLPSVCQTIRQLLSPDARIECGAAQGVLSNDVAMPLALILNELLTNAVKHGVTDHARQGVRVSLTAQDGRLALCVEDDGEGFDLEEVRKTSSGLQLVLGLARQLHGTLSVTKNPSRACLDFPAAKI